The following are from one region of the Jeongeupia sp. USM3 genome:
- a CDS encoding hemin-degrading factor, whose product MSNFKELAYTLQTRYQALLATEPKLRARDRAARLAVSEAQLIAADCGVASTELAGTAQAIFKELGTLGHVMALSRNEWCVHERKGTYEDIQAEGAIGLVLGADIDLRMFFSSWTYFYAVTDGDRRSIQFFDAEGVAVHKVFLLENSNNDAYDALVTKFAVSDKTWPETRPYAPDATPDAPEDAAALRDTWLGLKDTHAFFPMLRKHKVSRLGALRSVGNDLAQQVDNDAVETMLQRAADTGLAIMCFVGNRGMVQIHSGPVKKLVRTGPWYNVLDPLFNLHLNTESVTTSWVVNKPTSDGWVTSLELYNDAGELIVQFFGVRKPGVPELVEWRELLIDLCNEPLAA is encoded by the coding sequence ATGAGCAACTTCAAAGAACTCGCCTACACCCTGCAGACCCGCTATCAGGCGCTGCTGGCCACCGAACCGAAGCTGCGCGCGCGCGACCGCGCCGCCCGCCTTGCGGTATCCGAAGCACAACTGATCGCCGCGGACTGTGGCGTGGCCTCGACCGAGCTCGCCGGCACGGCGCAGGCCATCTTCAAGGAGCTGGGCACGCTGGGCCACGTGATGGCGCTGTCGCGCAACGAATGGTGCGTGCACGAGCGCAAGGGCACGTACGAGGACATCCAGGCCGAAGGCGCGATCGGCCTCGTGCTCGGCGCCGACATCGACCTGCGGATGTTCTTCAGTTCGTGGACCTACTTCTACGCGGTGACCGACGGCGACCGCCGCAGCATCCAGTTCTTCGACGCCGAAGGCGTGGCCGTCCACAAGGTCTTCCTGCTCGAGAACAGCAACAACGACGCCTACGACGCGCTGGTCACCAAGTTCGCCGTCAGCGACAAGACCTGGCCGGAAACCAGGCCGTACGCGCCGGACGCCACCCCGGATGCGCCGGAAGACGCCGCCGCGCTGCGCGACACCTGGCTCGGCCTCAAGGACACCCACGCCTTCTTCCCGATGCTGCGCAAACACAAGGTGAGCCGTCTCGGCGCGCTGCGCTCGGTCGGCAACGATCTGGCCCAGCAGGTCGACAACGACGCGGTCGAAACCATGCTGCAACGCGCCGCCGACACCGGCCTGGCGATCATGTGCTTCGTCGGCAACCGCGGCATGGTGCAGATCCACAGCGGCCCGGTGAAGAAACTCGTGCGCACCGGCCCCTGGTACAACGTGCTCGACCCGCTCTTCAACCTGCACCTGAACACCGAATCGGTCACGACCAGCTGGGTCGTCAACAAGCCGACCAGCGACGGCTGGGTCACCTCGCTCGAGCTGTACAACGACGCCGGCGAGCTGATCGTCCAGTTCTTCGGCGTGCGCAAGCCGGGCGTGCCGGAACTGGTTGAATGGCGCGAGCTGCTGATCGACCTGTGCAACGAACCGCTCGCCGCCTGA
- a CDS encoding TonB-dependent hemoglobin/transferrin/lactoferrin family receptor: protein MNRSTHPLVLSLLACALQTAFAAVPQQATAGKPAKQDASAASLSPIVVTATRTEKTLDELPPSVTTTDRKTLDEKFIRDFKDLGDHEQPGVDMSRSGRYGGTNINIRGLEGNRVLMMVDGVRLPEVFSFPNRDTFVGQDMVDFSSLAAIDIVRGPGSTLYGSSALAGVVGMRTLDPTDLIKAGKTFGGQVKADYDSADKSYGLSGAVAGEVNQDTYWLLQLGGRKGHEQDNMGSNDSKNKNTRTTPDPQDYTTKNALAKVQHYFEGGHKLGLTGEYRKTESDTDLYSELGVVMPPMPTAITSSKAHDEQERKRVSLEYDYTAPQAGGLIDSASARMYYQKFDSDQRRDQTRNTRDPVYWRDGTYTETARGVSGQAVKNIGGSITQQWVVGGEWWQTDTKEFAAGYPASTSINLRTIPDTTVTQWALFAQDEIGFDGGRYTLTPGLRYDNYRNNPDAGSLQGQIGQGIGMTPKSQEDDKISPSLAGTWKFAEQATLFAKYAQGFRAPTTLEINGQFTNSAQGYTLVPNPDLKPETSSGYEFGLRLGNDNAGGTITGFDTRYKDFIDTLHPINSSYPGWIPGYPMVYQSVNIDKARIYGVEATAHYSFTSAWRSWGSLAWTVGRNETDDTWLDSVAPLKLIAGLSYKQEVWGADALLTAAAAKTKLSSSTLYSAPGYGVVDLTAWWKPLKDLRVSGGVFNVFDKKYWDGADASTRALTSNSIIVDRYTQPGRSFRVNANWSF from the coding sequence ATGAACCGCTCCACCCATCCGCTCGTGCTCAGCCTGCTCGCCTGCGCACTGCAAACGGCCTTTGCCGCCGTCCCGCAACAGGCCACCGCCGGCAAGCCGGCCAAGCAGGACGCCAGCGCCGCCAGCCTGTCGCCGATCGTCGTCACCGCAACCCGTACCGAAAAGACCCTCGACGAGCTGCCGCCGTCGGTCACGACGACCGACCGCAAGACGCTGGACGAGAAGTTCATCCGCGACTTCAAGGACCTCGGCGACCATGAGCAGCCGGGCGTCGACATGTCGCGCAGCGGCCGCTACGGCGGCACCAACATCAACATCCGCGGCCTTGAAGGCAACCGCGTGCTGATGATGGTCGACGGCGTCCGCCTGCCGGAAGTGTTCTCGTTCCCGAACCGCGACACCTTCGTCGGCCAGGACATGGTCGACTTTTCCTCGCTCGCCGCGATCGACATCGTCCGCGGTCCGGGCTCGACGCTGTACGGTTCGTCGGCACTCGCCGGTGTCGTCGGCATGCGCACGCTCGACCCGACCGACCTGATCAAGGCCGGCAAGACCTTCGGCGGCCAGGTCAAGGCCGACTACGACAGCGCCGACAAGAGCTACGGCCTGTCCGGCGCCGTTGCCGGCGAAGTCAACCAGGACACCTACTGGTTGCTGCAGCTCGGCGGCCGCAAGGGCCACGAGCAGGACAACATGGGCAGCAACGACAGCAAGAACAAGAACACCCGCACCACGCCGGACCCGCAGGACTACACGACCAAGAATGCGCTGGCCAAGGTGCAGCACTACTTCGAAGGCGGCCACAAGCTCGGCCTGACCGGCGAATACCGCAAGACCGAAAGCGACACCGACCTGTACAGCGAACTCGGCGTGGTGATGCCGCCGATGCCGACCGCGATCACGTCGAGCAAGGCGCACGACGAGCAGGAACGCAAGCGCGTCTCGCTCGAGTACGACTACACCGCACCGCAGGCCGGCGGCCTGATCGATTCGGCATCGGCCCGGATGTACTACCAGAAGTTCGACAGCGACCAGCGCCGCGACCAGACCCGCAACACCCGCGACCCGGTCTACTGGCGCGACGGCACCTACACCGAAACCGCCCGCGGCGTGTCCGGCCAGGCGGTGAAGAACATCGGCGGCAGCATCACCCAGCAATGGGTGGTCGGCGGCGAATGGTGGCAGACCGATACCAAGGAGTTTGCTGCCGGCTACCCGGCGTCGACGTCGATCAACCTGCGCACGATTCCGGACACCACGGTCACGCAGTGGGCGCTGTTCGCACAGGACGAGATCGGCTTCGACGGCGGCCGCTACACCCTGACGCCAGGGCTGCGCTACGACAACTACCGCAACAATCCGGACGCCGGCTCGCTGCAGGGCCAGATCGGCCAGGGCATCGGCATGACGCCGAAGAGCCAGGAAGACGACAAGATCTCGCCGTCGCTCGCCGGTACGTGGAAGTTCGCCGAGCAGGCCACGCTGTTCGCCAAGTACGCACAGGGCTTCCGCGCGCCGACGACGCTGGAAATCAATGGCCAGTTCACCAACTCGGCGCAGGGCTACACGCTGGTGCCGAATCCGGACCTGAAGCCGGAAACCAGCTCGGGCTACGAGTTCGGCCTGCGTCTGGGCAACGACAACGCCGGCGGCACGATCACCGGCTTCGATACCCGCTACAAGGACTTCATCGACACGCTGCACCCGATCAACAGCAGCTATCCGGGCTGGATTCCGGGCTACCCGATGGTTTACCAGAGCGTGAACATCGACAAGGCACGGATCTACGGCGTCGAAGCGACCGCGCACTACAGCTTCACCAGCGCATGGCGCAGCTGGGGCTCGCTGGCCTGGACCGTCGGCCGCAACGAAACCGACGACACCTGGCTCGATTCGGTTGCCCCGCTCAAGCTGATCGCCGGCCTGTCGTACAAGCAGGAAGTCTGGGGCGCCGACGCGCTGCTGACCGCCGCCGCGGCCAAGACCAAGCTGTCGAGCAGCACGCTGTACTCGGCACCGGGCTACGGCGTCGTCGACCTGACCGCGTGGTGGAAGCCGCTGAAGGACCTGCGCGTTTCGGGTGGCGTGTTCAACGTCTTCGACAAGAAGTACTGGGACGGCGCCGACGCGTCGACCCGCGCGCTGACGTCGAACAGCATCATCGTCGACCGCTACACCCAGCCGGGCCGCAGCTTCCGGGTCAACGCGAACTGGAGCTTCTAA
- the hemP gene encoding hemin uptake protein HemP, with protein MNKPAPPTTPSIPTLPVLNSSQLLQGQRAVVIEHNGERYTLRETRQGKLILTK; from the coding sequence ATGAACAAGCCAGCGCCCCCGACCACACCGTCCATCCCGACCCTGCCGGTCCTCAACAGCAGCCAGTTGCTGCAGGGGCAGCGCGCCGTCGTGATCGAACACAACGGCGAGCGTTACACCCTGCGCGAAACCCGCCAGGGCAAGCTGATTCTGACCAAGTAA
- the hutW gene encoding heme anaerobic degradation radical SAM methyltransferase ChuW/HutW, with protein sequence MSAELSAWFAEKGELAFAKRALVMPWRHRTPITEADHPAAWQRLQATPRHGRKGLAYVHVPFCANHCLFCGFYQNRWQEEASRPYTDRLIAEIEREADTGLVQGAPIHAVYLGGGTPSALAANDLARLITALRNHLPLAPDAEITVEGRIRHFDDARIDACLDAGANRFSIGVQSFDSHVRQRLGRQASGEQAAAFLEGLARRDRATVVCDLIFGLPDQDEAVWRRDLDTVCALPLDGVDLYALNLLPTTPLFKAVELQRRSLSSPQERQRMYLAGVARLADAGWAQLSNSHWARTTRERNLYNQLIKDGADCLAFGSGAGGSAHGVSYVVGGELAGYEAQIDAGLKPLSNMATSDAWQRTRDAVTGGIERGRLDLRTLPLDDAGIVAAQLQPLIANWHEAGLLADAGPVLRLTPRGRFWANNLHSALNELVPSLATAAAAESIAA encoded by the coding sequence ATGTCCGCAGAACTCAGCGCCTGGTTCGCCGAAAAGGGCGAACTGGCGTTTGCCAAGCGCGCCCTCGTCATGCCTTGGCGCCACCGAACCCCGATCACCGAGGCCGACCATCCCGCCGCATGGCAAAGGTTGCAGGCGACGCCTCGCCATGGCCGCAAGGGGCTGGCTTACGTGCATGTGCCGTTCTGTGCCAATCACTGTCTTTTCTGCGGCTTCTACCAGAACCGCTGGCAGGAGGAGGCATCGCGCCCTTATACCGACCGGCTGATCGCCGAGATCGAGCGCGAGGCCGATACGGGGCTGGTGCAGGGCGCGCCGATCCACGCGGTCTACCTCGGCGGCGGCACGCCGTCGGCGCTGGCCGCGAACGATCTGGCCCGCTTGATCACCGCGCTGCGCAACCACCTGCCGCTGGCGCCCGATGCGGAGATCACCGTCGAGGGCCGCATCCGCCATTTCGACGATGCCCGCATTGATGCCTGCCTCGACGCCGGCGCCAACCGTTTCTCGATCGGCGTGCAAAGCTTCGACAGCCACGTCCGGCAGCGGCTCGGCCGGCAGGCGAGCGGCGAGCAGGCGGCCGCCTTCCTTGAAGGACTGGCCCGCCGCGATCGCGCCACCGTCGTTTGCGACCTGATCTTCGGCCTGCCCGATCAGGACGAGGCGGTCTGGCGGCGCGACCTTGACACCGTCTGCGCCTTGCCGCTCGACGGCGTCGACCTGTACGCACTGAACCTCTTGCCGACGACGCCGCTGTTCAAGGCGGTCGAGCTGCAGCGGCGCAGCCTGTCGAGCCCGCAGGAGCGCCAGCGCATGTACCTCGCCGGCGTCGCGCGGCTGGCCGACGCAGGTTGGGCGCAGCTGTCGAACAGCCACTGGGCGCGGACGACGCGCGAACGCAATCTCTACAACCAGCTGATCAAGGACGGCGCCGACTGCCTTGCCTTCGGATCGGGTGCCGGTGGCAGCGCACACGGCGTCAGCTATGTCGTCGGTGGCGAGCTGGCCGGCTACGAGGCGCAGATCGACGCCGGGCTCAAGCCGCTGTCGAACATGGCGACGAGCGACGCCTGGCAGCGGACCCGCGACGCCGTCACCGGCGGCATCGAGCGCGGCCGGCTCGACCTGCGCACGCTGCCGCTCGACGACGCCGGCATCGTGGCGGCGCAACTGCAGCCGCTGATCGCCAACTGGCACGAAGCAGGCCTGCTCGCCGACGCCGGGCCGGTGCTGCGGCTGACGCCGCGCGGCCGCTTCTGGGCCAACAACCTGCACTCGGCGCTGAACGAGCTGGTCCCGTCACTTGCCACCGCCGCAGCCGCCGAATCCATCGCCGCCTGA
- the hutX gene encoding heme utilization cystosolic carrier protein HutX has product MNAPATSLAERLAADADGILENLAREYGVSLLDVVTAMPEAGPGAMRTLLPGDRFADVMAEISHWGDVTLLTHSADAILEFHGRVPVGRSAHGFFNLRGGGSLSGHIRADRCTTIALVERPFMGLATASVIFFNPDGGAMYKVFVRRNKDKSLDAEQLVRFRALAAAKTCCGGCQGEGSCGD; this is encoded by the coding sequence ATGAACGCACCCGCAACCTCGCTCGCCGAACGTCTCGCTGCCGATGCCGATGGCATTCTCGAAAACCTCGCCCGTGAATACGGCGTCAGCCTGCTCGACGTCGTGACCGCCATGCCTGAAGCAGGCCCCGGCGCGATGCGCACGCTGCTGCCCGGCGACCGCTTCGCCGACGTCATGGCCGAAATCAGCCACTGGGGCGACGTGACGCTGCTGACGCACAGCGCAGACGCCATCCTCGAGTTCCACGGCCGCGTGCCGGTCGGCCGCTCGGCGCACGGCTTCTTCAACCTGCGCGGCGGCGGTTCGCTCAGCGGCCACATCCGCGCCGACCGCTGCACGACGATCGCGCTGGTCGAGCGCCCGTTCATGGGGCTCGCGACGGCGAGCGTGATCTTCTTCAACCCGGATGGCGGGGCGATGTACAAGGTCTTCGTCCGCCGCAACAAGGACAAGAGCCTGGACGCCGAACAACTGGTACGCTTCCGCGCTTTGGCCGCGGCAAAAACCTGCTGCGGCGGTTGCCAGGGAGAAGGGTCGTGCGGGGATTGA
- a CDS encoding SDR family oxidoreductase: MRGLIVFGASRGVGLEVAKQARAQGRPVRAMLRDGSDAAALEAIGADIVRGDALDAAAVDAAMAGLDAGTDVVTTLGSFGPGVPVDYLGNRNVIDAAERAGLRRLVLVTSLGGSETWPHLSERSRKGFGGAVREKTLAEAWLRTSGLDHTIIRPGGLRDGAALGGALRIENEEAHGFVRRADVAAVVLGCLADPATIGRAFSIVDPGCPA; encoded by the coding sequence GTGCGGGGATTGATCGTATTCGGCGCCAGTCGTGGCGTCGGGCTGGAAGTCGCGAAACAGGCGAGGGCGCAGGGGCGGCCGGTGCGCGCGATGCTGCGCGACGGCAGCGATGCGGCAGCGCTTGAAGCCATCGGTGCCGACATCGTTCGCGGCGATGCGCTCGACGCCGCGGCGGTCGATGCCGCCATGGCCGGCCTGGACGCCGGTACCGATGTGGTGACGACGCTGGGCAGCTTCGGCCCCGGCGTGCCGGTCGATTATCTCGGCAACCGCAACGTGATCGACGCCGCCGAGCGCGCCGGGCTCAGGCGGCTGGTGCTGGTCACCTCGCTCGGTGGCAGCGAAACCTGGCCGCACCTGTCCGAGCGGTCACGCAAGGGCTTTGGCGGCGCGGTGCGCGAAAAGACGCTGGCCGAGGCCTGGCTGCGCACCAGCGGGCTCGACCACACCATCATCCGCCCCGGCGGCCTGCGCGACGGTGCGGCGCTGGGCGGCGCACTGCGGATCGAGAACGAGGAAGCGCACGGCTTCGTCCGCCGCGCCGATGTCGCAGCCGTGGTGCTCGGCTGCCTGGCCGATCCGGCAACGATCGGCCGGGCGTTCAGCATCGTCGATCCGGGCTGCCCGGCCTGA
- a CDS encoding AAA family ATPase, whose translation MLTTLAIANYRSLRQLVLPLARLNVITGANGSGKSNLYRALRLLAETAQGRVIPSLAREGGLPSTLWAGPESISRAMRRGDAPVQGTVRNEPVHLRLGFAGDDFGYAIDIGMPEPVPNSLFGLDPEIKRECLWAGPVLRPAALLADRQGPLVKVRDARDWRVLTRNIAGFDSMMLQCADPLLAPEVLRLRELMRSWRFYDHFRTDADAPARQTQVGTRTPVLNHDGSDLAAALQTIIEIGDDDALEAAIDDAFPGSVIEIVAERGRFGVGMRQHGLLRPLSSAELSDGTLRYLLLVAALLTPRPPALLVLNEPETSLHPDLLPALARLIRRAAQDTQVIVVSHAARLIAALERHGDCNALMLEKDFGETRIAGLGELERPPWQWATR comes from the coding sequence ATGCTGACGACGCTGGCGATCGCCAACTACCGCTCGCTGCGGCAGCTGGTGCTGCCGCTGGCGCGGCTGAACGTGATCACCGGTGCCAACGGCAGCGGCAAATCGAACCTGTACCGCGCGTTGCGGCTACTGGCCGAAACGGCGCAGGGCCGGGTGATCCCGTCGCTGGCGCGCGAGGGCGGGCTGCCGTCGACGCTGTGGGCCGGGCCCGAGTCGATCTCGCGGGCGATGCGCCGCGGCGACGCGCCGGTACAGGGCACGGTGCGCAACGAACCGGTCCACCTCAGGCTCGGCTTCGCCGGCGACGATTTCGGCTACGCGATCGACATCGGCATGCCAGAACCGGTGCCGAACTCGCTATTCGGCCTCGACCCCGAGATCAAGCGCGAATGCCTGTGGGCCGGCCCGGTACTGCGACCCGCCGCCCTGCTCGCCGACCGGCAGGGGCCGCTCGTCAAGGTGCGCGATGCCCGCGACTGGCGGGTGCTGACCCGCAACATCGCCGGTTTCGACAGCATGATGCTGCAGTGCGCCGACCCGCTGCTCGCGCCCGAGGTGCTGCGGCTGCGCGAACTGATGCGCTCGTGGCGCTTCTACGATCACTTCCGCACCGACGCCGATGCCCCGGCGCGGCAGACGCAGGTCGGCACGCGCACGCCGGTACTGAACCACGACGGCAGCGATCTGGCCGCGGCACTGCAGACGATCATCGAGATCGGCGACGACGATGCGCTCGAAGCGGCGATCGACGATGCGTTTCCGGGTTCGGTCATCGAAATCGTTGCCGAACGCGGACGCTTCGGCGTCGGCATGCGCCAGCACGGCCTGCTGCGGCCGCTGTCGAGCGCGGAGCTCTCGGACGGCACGCTGCGCTACCTGCTGCTCGTCGCCGCCCTGCTCACGCCGCGCCCGCCGGCGCTGCTGGTGCTGAACGAACCGGAAACCAGCCTGCACCCGGACCTGCTGCCGGCGCTGGCACGGCTGATCCGGCGTGCGGCGCAGGACACGCAAGTCATCGTCGTCTCGCATGCCGCGCGGCTGATCGCGGCACTGGAGCGCCACGGCGACTGCAACGCGCTGATGCTGGAAAAGGACTTCGGCGAAACGCGGATTGCGGGACTGGGCGAGCTGGAAAGGCCGCCCTGGCAGTGGGCGACGCGGTAA
- the nadB gene encoding L-aspartate oxidase — MRQFDVLIIGSGLGGMTIALHLADKLKVGLVTKRALRDGGSGWAQGGIAAVLDDQDSIELHIKDTLVAGAGLCDPESTRFIVEHSKEAIDWLITMGVPFTRDESGETNYHGYHLTREGGHSHRRIIHAADATGAAVIDTLATKVAAHPNIAVLENHIALDLITDAKLGNGGKRCHGAYIYDIAADRVETVLAQHTVLATGGAGKVYLYTTNPDVATGDGIAMGWRAGCKVANMEFIQFHPTCLYHPHAKSFLITEAVRGEGGILRLPDGTRFMPDHDERAELAPRDVVARAIDFEMKKGGYDCVYLDISYKPSKFVKEHFPNIYQRCLELGIDITKQPIPVVPAAHYTCGGLVVDHAGRTEVDGLYGVGEVSYTGLHGANRLASNSLLECMVIGKAAAEDILAARPHPQPQIPEWDESRVTDPDEEVVIAHNWDELRRFMWDYVGIVRTNKRLERAQHRIELLQHEIDDYYSNFRVSNDLIELRNLVTTAELIVRSALARKESRGLHYSRDYPGILTESKPTVLAP; from the coding sequence ATGCGGCAATTCGACGTACTGATTATCGGCAGCGGGCTCGGCGGCATGACCATCGCGCTGCATCTGGCGGACAAGCTCAAGGTCGGCCTCGTCACCAAGCGCGCGCTGCGCGACGGCGGCAGCGGCTGGGCCCAAGGCGGCATCGCCGCGGTGCTCGACGATCAGGACAGCATCGAGCTGCACATCAAGGACACGCTGGTCGCAGGCGCCGGGCTGTGCGATCCGGAATCGACCCGCTTCATCGTCGAACACTCGAAGGAAGCGATCGACTGGCTGATCACGATGGGCGTGCCGTTCACCCGCGACGAATCGGGCGAAACCAACTACCACGGCTACCACCTGACCCGCGAGGGCGGCCACAGCCACCGCCGGATCATCCACGCCGCCGACGCGACCGGCGCCGCAGTGATCGACACGCTGGCGACCAAGGTCGCCGCGCATCCGAACATTGCCGTGCTCGAAAACCATATCGCGCTCGACCTGATCACCGACGCCAAGCTCGGCAACGGCGGCAAGCGCTGCCACGGCGCCTACATCTACGACATCGCCGCCGACCGCGTCGAAACCGTGCTGGCGCAGCATACGGTGCTGGCGACCGGCGGCGCCGGCAAGGTCTACCTGTACACGACCAACCCCGACGTCGCGACCGGCGACGGCATCGCGATGGGCTGGCGCGCCGGCTGCAAGGTCGCGAACATGGAGTTCATCCAGTTCCACCCGACCTGCCTGTATCACCCGCACGCCAAGTCCTTCCTGATCACCGAGGCGGTGCGCGGCGAAGGCGGCATCCTGCGGCTGCCCGACGGCACGCGCTTCATGCCCGACCACGACGAGCGCGCCGAACTGGCGCCGCGCGACGTCGTGGCCAGGGCCATCGACTTCGAGATGAAGAAAGGCGGCTACGACTGCGTGTATCTGGACATCAGCTACAAGCCGTCGAAGTTCGTCAAAGAGCACTTTCCGAACATCTACCAGCGCTGCCTCGAGCTCGGCATCGACATCACCAAGCAGCCGATTCCGGTCGTGCCGGCCGCGCACTACACCTGCGGCGGGCTGGTCGTCGACCACGCCGGCCGCACCGAGGTCGACGGCCTCTATGGCGTCGGCGAGGTCAGCTACACCGGCCTGCACGGCGCGAACCGGCTGGCGAGCAACTCGCTGCTCGAATGCATGGTGATCGGCAAGGCCGCGGCCGAGGACATCCTCGCCGCCAGGCCGCATCCGCAGCCGCAGATTCCCGAGTGGGACGAAAGCCGTGTGACCGACCCGGACGAGGAAGTCGTGATCGCCCACAACTGGGACGAGCTGCGCCGCTTCATGTGGGACTACGTCGGCATCGTCCGCACCAACAAGCGGCTCGAACGCGCCCAGCACCGGATCGAGCTGCTGCAGCACGAAATCGACGACTACTACAGCAACTTCCGCGTCTCCAACGACCTGATCGAGCTGCGCAACCTCGTCACCACGGCCGAACTGATCGTGCGCTCGGCACTGGCACGCAAGGAAAGCCGCGGCCTGCATTACAGCCGCGACTATCCGGGCATCCTGACCGAATCCAAGCCGACGGTGCTGGCGCCCTAA
- the rpoE gene encoding RNA polymerase sigma factor RpoE: MQTARRPNTEYALEQRTERELDSELVARAQAGDKRAFELLVIKYQRRIARLLSRLIRDPAEIEDVAQEAFIKAYRALPSFRGESAFYTWLYRIAINTAKNYLASMGRRPQLAMDYEDDEGETLDAAAQIPDFHTPESELSNRQIVTTVNEAVDALPEELRTAITLREMEGLSYEEISSVMNCPIGTVRSRIFRAREAIATKLRPLLATVGKDRRW, from the coding sequence ATGCAAACAGCGCGCAGGCCGAACACGGAGTACGCATTGGAACAACGGACGGAACGGGAACTCGACTCGGAACTCGTCGCCCGGGCGCAAGCCGGCGACAAGCGGGCGTTCGAGCTGCTGGTGATCAAGTACCAGCGCCGCATCGCCCGTCTCCTGTCGCGCCTGATCCGCGATCCGGCCGAAATCGAGGACGTGGCGCAGGAAGCGTTCATCAAGGCATATCGGGCGCTGCCGTCCTTCCGGGGCGAATCGGCGTTTTACACTTGGCTTTACCGGATTGCGATCAATACTGCGAAGAACTACCTTGCGTCGATGGGCCGGCGCCCGCAGCTGGCGATGGACTACGAGGACGACGAGGGCGAGACCCTCGACGCGGCGGCACAAATACCGGACTTTCATACACCGGAGTCTGAACTATCGAATCGTCAGATTGTCACTACGGTGAACGAGGCGGTCGATGCGCTCCCCGAGGAGTTGCGGACCGCCATCACGCTGCGCGAGATGGAAGGCCTGTCGTACGAGGAAATCTCCAGCGTGATGAACTGCCCGATCGGCACCGTACGCTCGCGGATTTTCCGGGCGCGCGAGGCGATCGCCACCAAGCTGCGCCCCTTGCTGGCCACCGTCGGCAAGGATCGCCGCTGGTAG
- a CDS encoding sigma-E factor negative regulatory protein translates to MKEHLSALIDGELDTAACTPVLAELAGDGELKRDLHDWQLISDAMHDHPILSPDFMTKFSARLATEPVVIAPQAFKRKRSLFKRALVPFSAAASIAFVGVASWQAYSGMGMPGQAAPAAIERVASNDTVNVNVDAARIHDYLVAHREDAGSPFAGQDMVSISYQVPQSRQ, encoded by the coding sequence ATGAAAGAGCATTTATCAGCGCTCATCGACGGCGAACTGGATACTGCAGCCTGCACGCCGGTCCTGGCCGAGCTGGCCGGTGACGGCGAGCTGAAGCGGGATCTGCACGACTGGCAGCTGATCAGCGACGCGATGCACGACCATCCGATCCTGTCGCCCGATTTCATGACGAAGTTTTCCGCCCGCCTCGCCACCGAGCCGGTGGTGATTGCGCCGCAGGCGTTCAAGCGCAAGCGATCGCTGTTCAAGCGTGCGCTGGTGCCGTTTTCGGCCGCCGCGTCGATCGCCTTTGTCGGCGTCGCTAGCTGGCAGGCCTACAGCGGCATGGGCATGCCCGGCCAGGCCGCGCCGGCGGCGATCGAGCGGGTCGCCAGCAACGACACCGTCAACGTCAATGTCGATGCCGCGCGCATCCACGATTACCTCGTCGCGCATCGCGAAGATGCCGGTAGCCCGTTCGCCGGCCAAGACATGGTTTCCATTTCCTATCAAGTCCCGCAATCACGTCAATGA